From the Toxotes jaculatrix isolate fToxJac2 chromosome 15, fToxJac2.pri, whole genome shotgun sequence genome, one window contains:
- the ankrd44 gene encoding serine/threonine-protein phosphatase 6 regulatory ankyrin repeat subunit B isoform X2 has product MLIYKSEDINALDAEKRTPLHAAAFLGDAEITELLILSGARVNAKDNMWLTPLHRAVASRSEEAVRVLIRHSADVNARDKNWQTPLHVAAANNALRCAEVIIPLLSSVNVSDRGGRTALHHAALNGHTEMVNLLLAKGANINAFDKKDGRALHWAAFMGHLDVVCLLVSQGAEISCKDKRGYTPLHTAASSGQIAVVKHLLNLAVEIDESNAFGNTALHVACFNGQDAVVSELIDYGANVSQPNNKGFTPLHFAAASTHGALCLEFLVNNGADVNVQSRDGKSPLHMTAVHGRFTRSQTLIQNGGEIDSVDKDGNTPLHIAARYGHELLINTLITSGADCTRRGVHGMFPLHLAALNAHSDCCRKLLSSGFQIDTPDSLGRTCLHAAAAGGNVECVKLLLSSGGDHNRRDNCGRTPLHYAAASRHYQCLETLVACGTAINATDQWGRSALHYAAASDLDRRRRVALEPESEGVQAEREKEAALCLEFLLQSGATASLKDKQGYSPVHYAAAYGHRHCLELLLDRDDSHRDDPESPNARSPLHLAAYHGHAQALEVLLQGEGEVDQGDEVGRTPLALAALRGHSDCVHTLLSQGASPRTTDTQYRRTPAHLAVMNGHTTCVRLLLDESDGADLVDAADSQGQTPLMLAVAGGHVDAVSLLLEREANVNMADNHGLTALHLGLLCGQEECIQCLLEQEASVLLGDSRGRTAIHLAAARGHASWLSELLSIACSEPPSLPPLRDHSGYTPLHWACYYGQEGCVEVLLEQKGCRCIDGNPFTPLHCAVVNDHEPCASLLLEAMGSDIAGCKDAKGRTPLHAAAFSGHIDCVQLLLSHDAPVDAVDQSGRTALMMAAEKGRVGALEVLLTNANLSVTDKDGNTALHLSCSNGKEECVLLILEKLSDTSLINATNAALQTPLHLAARSGLKQAVQELLSRGANVQTVDENGLTPALACAPSREVADCLALILATMMPFCSPCSSGAPSPGSLLRQLPHQGGKGPGTGPRGPRSPRNPSGPSSEGTTENDSEDSETF; this is encoded by the exons ATGCTCATATACAAGTCTGAAGACATCAATGCTCTG GATGCAGAGAAGCGAACCCCGCTGCATGCAGCAGCCTTCCTGGGCGATGCAGAGATCACCGagctcctcatcctctctg GTGCACGGGTCAACGCCAAAGATAATATGTGGCTCACCCCTCTCCATCGCGCTGTGGCATCTCGGAGCGAA GAGGCGGTGCGAGTTCTGATCCGTCACTCGGCCGACGTGAACGCCCGGGACAAGAACTGGCAGACGCCGCTGCATGTAGCCGCAGCCAATAACGCGCTGCGCTGTGCTGAGGTCATCATCCCTCTGCTGAGTAGTGTCAATGTGTCGGATCGCGGTGGACGCACCGCCCTGCACCACGCTGCCCTCAACGGCCACACTGAG ATGGTAAACCTCCTCCTCGCTAAAGGAGCCAACATCAACGCCTTCGATAAGAAGGACGGCCGAGCGCTGCACTGGGCAGCTTTCATGG GTCATTTGGATGTGGTATGTCTGCTGGTGAGTCAGGGGGCGGAGATCAGCTGTAAAGACAAACGGGGATACACTCCCCTCCACACGGCAGCCTCCAGCGGACAGATTGCTGTGGTCAAACACCTGCTCAACCTGGCCGTGGag ATAGACGAGTCCAATGCGTTTGGGAACACAGCGCTCCACGTGGCCTGTTTTAACGGTCAGGACGCTGTCGTCAGCGAGCTGATCGATTACGGCGCCAACGTCAGCCAGCCCAACAACAAGGGCTTCACCCCGCTGCACTTTGCTGCTGCCTCCACACATGGAGCGCTCTGCCTGGAGTTCCTGGTCAACAACGGGGCCGACGTCAACGTACAG AGTCGAGACGGGAAGAGTCCTCTTCACATGACGGCAGTTCACGGACGCTTCACTCGCTCCCAGACCCTCATCCAGAACG GTGGGGAGATCGACAGTGTGGACAAGGACGGGAACACCCCTCTTCACATTGCTGCCCGCTATGGTCATGAACTCCTCATCAACACGCTCATCACCAGTGGGGCAGACTGCACAAGGCGTGGAGTCCATGGCATGTTCCCTCTCCACCTGGCTGCTCTGAACGCTCACTCCGACTGCTGCCGGAAGCTGCTGTCCTCAG GCTTCCAGATAGACACCCCTGACAGTCTGGGGAGGACCTGCCTGCACGCTGCTGCTGCCGGAGG TAATGTGGAGTGTGTTAAGCTGCTCCTGAGCAGTGGAGGAGACCACAACAGGAGAGACAACTGTGGCAG GACTCCCCTCCACTATGCGGCAGCCAGCCGTCACTATCAGTGTCTGGAGACTCTGGTGGCTTGTGGAACTGCCATCAATGCCACTGACCAGTGGGGGCGCTCTGCCCTGCACTACGCTGCTGCCTCGGACCTGGATAGGAG GCGTCGTGTCGCTCTGGAGCCGGAGAGTGAAGGAGTTCAggcggagagagagaaagaggcagcgCT ATGTTTAGAGTTTCTGCTCCAGAGCGGAGCGACGGCCTCGCTGAAGGACAAACAGGGCTACAGTCCCGTCCACTACGCCGCCGCCTACGGACACAGGCACTGTCTGGAACTG ctgctggacaGAGACGACAGTCACCGTGACGACCCCGAGTCTCCCAACGCCAGGAGCCCGCTGCACCTCGCc GCGTACCACGGCCACGCTCAGGCCCTGGAGGTGCTGCtgcagggggagggggaggtggacCAGGGGGACGAGGTGGGGAGGACGCCCCTAGCCCTGGCTGCCCTTCGTGGCCACAGTGACTGTGTTCACACCCTCCTCAGCCAGGGGGCGTCGCCACGCACCACTGACACGCAGTACAGACGCACCCCCGCACACCTGGCAG TGATGAACGGTCACACGACGTGTGTGCGCCTCCTGCTGGATGAATCAGACGGTGCAGACCTCGTGGACGCCGCTGACTCTCAGGGACA AACTCCTCTGATGCTGGCGGTGGCGGGAGGTCACGTCGACGCCGTGTcgctgctgctggagagggaAGCCAACGTCAACATGGCCGACAACCACGGCCTCACTGCGCTGCACCTCGGG ctgctgtgtggtcagGAGGAGTGTATCCAGTGTCTGTTGGAGCAGGAAGCCTCGGTTTTGCTCGGCGACTCTCGGGGTCGTACGGCCATCCACCTGGCCGCCGCCCGAGGTCACGCCTCCTGGCTGAGCGAGCTGCTGAGCATCGCCTGCTCTGAGCCGCCGTCCCTGCCGCCGCTGAGGGACCACAGCGGGTACACGCCGCTGCACTGGGCGTGTTACTACG GTCAGGAGgggtgtgttgaggtcctgctgGAGCAGAAAGGTTGTCGCTGTATTGATGGGAATCCCTTCACCCCCCTGCACTGTGCAGT AGTGAACGATCACGAGCCCTGTgcatcactgctgctggaggCGATGGGATCGGACATCGCAGGCTGCAAGGATGCTAAgggcag GACTCCTCTTCACGCTGCAGCATTCTCGGGCCACATCGACTGTGTCCAGCTACTCCTTTCACACGATGCACCTGTCGATGCTGTAGACCAATCAGGTCGCACGGCGCTGATGATGGCGGCTGAGAAGGGCAGAGTCGGGGCTCTCG AGGTGCTGCTCACCAACGCCAACCTCAGTGTGACGGACAAAGACGGGAACACCGCCCTGCATCTGTCTTGCAGTAAT GGaaaggaagagtgtgtgttgctgatCCTGGAGAAACTGTCAGACACTTCGCTCATTAATGCCACAAATGCAGCGCTGCAAAC TCCTCTCCACCTGGCGGCTCGTAGCGGTCTGAAGCAGGCGGTCCAGGAGCTTCTGTCCCGAGGAGCCAACGTTCAGACGGTGGATGAGAACG GTCTGACCCCTGCTCTGGCTTGTGCTCCTAGCAGAGAGGTGGCTGACTGTCTGGCTCTCATTCTGGCTACCATGATGCCTTTCTGCTCCCCTTGCAGCTCCGGGGCTCCCTCCCCAGGCTCCCTCCTGAGGCAGCTGCCCCACCAGGGGGGCAAAGGCCCGGGCACTGGCCCTCGGGGGCCACGCAGCCCCAGGAACCCCTCCGGACCCTCCAGCGAGGGAACCACAGAGAACGACTCGGAGGACTCGGAGACCTTCTGA